The DNA sequence AAGATGGCCAGGTCGGCCCGCTCCGCCGGGGCGGCCTGGGCCAGGTCGTAGCGGCGCAGGAAACCGACCCCGATGCCGTTGAGCAGCGCCACCGCCGGCAACAGTGCCGGATCGGCGTACGGCGCCAGCCACCGGATCACCAGGTGCAGACCCAGGAAGACCAGCCCCAGCGCGGCGGCCGGGATCCAGAAGTCCGGGGTGATGGTGTCCAGCGCCTTCGCCTCGATCATCGCCGAGTACGCCGCCACCAACACCATGGCGAGCAGGAGCAGGGACAACTCGGCGTTACGCCGGGACCGGGCCAGGCGTACGCCGGACTGCTCGCCCGTCGAAGCGGGCGAGGCGGCCGGTGCGGCGGCTGCGGTCACGGATGCGTCCTCGGGATCGAGCCGGCGCTCACTCCGGCGACCGGCAACCGGCGGGATCGGCCGGCAGAACGGTGTCGGAGGGTACGGCGTCGGGCGTGGTGGTCAACGTCGGTGTGCCGGGCGGCACGGTCGGCGGCACGGCGCTGCCGGTGACCGCCGGGGACAGCGCTCCGGCCGTCGTCACCGGCGTCGGACTCGGCGTGGCCGGCGTCGGGCCGGGCGCCGTACTGGGCGGACAGAGCGGCTTGAGGTTCGGGTTGGCCGGGTCGTCGCTGGTCAGCTCGGCCAGCCGGCGCTCGGCGTCCGGCTCGTTCTTGGCCTGGATGCCCTGCTTCACCCGCTCCTGGGCCGCCAGGGTCAGGTCGTCCAGCCGGGACTCGCTGCGGGCGTGCACGTCCGACAGGTCGAGCCCGGCGACCTGGCCCGGCACCCCACGGAAGACCGCGAGCTGACCGTCGTCGGTGGCGCCGACGTAGTACTGCCGCTGGGTGTACGTCCAGCCGCCGAAGAGACCGCCGGCGACGATGACCGCCAGCGCGAGCGCCATGGCCACGGTCCGCAGCGGTCGCCGCCGACGCGGCTCGGGATCGTCGTCGCGGTTGTCGGCCGGCTCCTCGGGCACGGGCGGCCGGGGCGCGGACAGCGCCGAGGCGCGGGCCGCCGGGGTGGAGTCGTCGGCCGACGTCGCCATGCCCCGGTCCCGGGCGGCGGCGCCGCCGACGATCGGGGACGCCTCGACGATGTCCTGGTCGGTCGCGTCGGCGATGATCACCGTGATGTTGTCCGGCCCGCCGCCGCGCAGCGCGAGCTGCACCAGGCGTTCCACACACTGCTGCGGGTCGGGGTACTCCCGCAGGGTGTCGCCGATGGTGTCCGCGCTGACCACGCCGGAGAGGCCGTCGGAGCAGATCAGGTAGCGGTCGCCGGGCAGCACCTGGCGGACGCTGTACTCCGGGTCGATGTCCCGGCCGTCGAGCGCGCGGGTGAGCAGCGAGCGCTGGGGGTGGCTGCTCGCCTCCTCCGCGCTGATCCGGCCCTCGTCGACGAGCATCTGGACGTAGGTGTCGTCCTTGGTGATCTGCGCGAACTCGCCGTTGCGCAGGAGGTAGGCCCGCGAGTCACCGATGTGGACCATGCCGAGCTTGCTGCCGGAGAAGAGGGTCGCGGTGAGCGTCGTGCCCATCCCCTCCAGCTGCGGGTTGGCGTCCACGGTGTCGCGGAGTTGCTGGTTGGCGGTGCCCACGGCGGATCGGAGCGCGTCGACCAGGGCGTCACCGGGGACGTCCTCGTCGAGGGGCGCCATGGCACCGATGACGATGTTGCTGGCGACGTCACCGGCGGCCATGCCGCCCATGCCGTCGGCAACGGCGAGCAGCCGCGGTCCGGCGTAGACGGAATCCTGATTACCGTCTCGGATCAGACCGCGGTCACTGTGGGCCGCGTAGCGCAGGGTCAGAGTCATGGCCGTAATTCGAGGGAAGTGCGGCCGATCCGGATCGGCACGCCGAGGGGGACGGGGGTTGGTCCGGTGACCTTAGCGCGATCCAGGTAGGTGCCGTTAGTCGATCCGAGGTCCTCGACGTACCACTGCCCGTCACGCGGCACGAGCCGGGCGTGTCGCGCCGAGGCGTAGTCGTCGGTGATCACCAGCGTCGAGTCCTCCGCCCGACCGATGGTGATCTGAGCCTCCCCGAGCGTGATCCGGGTACCGGCGAGTTGACCGGCGGTGACCACCATCTGATGGGCGGCGCGACCCCGCTTGGCCTTCGCCGGCTTGCCGGGCGGGGCGGGCTGGTTGGTCGACGCGCCGACCGCGCGTGGCGCGGCCACCAGACGACCCGAACGGGCCCCCGCGAAGAGGTCCCGGCGGATCACGCCGACCACCGTGAAGACGAAGATCCACAGCAGGATGAGGAACCCGAACCGGGCGACGGTGATGACGAGCTCCGGCAACGGGGATCAGCCGTCCACGCGGAAGGTCAGCGTCGTGGTGCCGAGCTGGATCATGTCGCCCGGGTTGAGGGCGACCGCCGAGACCCGCTGACCGTTGACCATCGTGCCGTTCGTGGAGCCGAGGTCGGTCAGCACGACCTGGCCGCCGTCGAAGTCCAGCCGGGCGTGGCGCCGGGAGATGCCGACGTCGGGCAGACGCAGGTTGGCCTGGTCACCGCGACCGATCACGGTCGAGCCCATCTGGAGCGGGTAGGTGCGCCCGTCGCCGGAGACCAGGCGGACGTTACGACCGCCGCCGTGGCCGGGCGGCGGGCCGTAGCCGCCACCCTGGTCGTAGGCCGGGTACGCCGGGCCGGCGTCGTAGCCGCCCTGGTCGTAGCCGCCCGGCGCGGAGACGGGGGCGACGTCGCCGCCGGTGTAGACCTCGGCGGTGACCCGGAACATGCCGGTGTCCAGCCCCTCACCACGTTCGACCTCGACGATCACGTCGCCGTAGACCGTCCAGGCCTGCTCGCCGATGAACTCCGCCTGCGACTGGGCCAGCTCCTGGGCCAGCGCGGCGGCGTACGGCGCCAACCGACTGTGGTCGTACGGCGAGAGATCGATCACGTAGCGGTTGGGCACCAACGTGCGCCCACCGGCCAGGATCGCCTTGTGCGCCTCGGCCTCCCGCTGCATGGCGTTGAGGATCTCCACGGGGTGGACCACCCCTTTGAAGACCTTGGCGAAGGCCCCCTCGACCAGGCCTTCCAGACGCTTCTCGAAGCGTTGCAGCACGCTCACCGGCTCCTCCTCGGGTCCCGAGGCAATGATGGTATCCGGACACCGCCTCCGCAGCTCACACGCCGCTCGGCCGGCTACCGTCGACCCGTTCGTGACCAGGCCCGCGGACGTGCTACAGTTTCGCCCGCCACGAGCGGTGATCGTTCGTGGCGTGACCAGTGGACAGCGTAATATGTCCCGACGCCCGCCGCAGATGGCGGGCGAGGGATGCGATATGGTGTTCCGGGTCGTGCCACGGGGATGTGGCGGAATGGCAGACGCGCACGGTTCAGGTCCGTGTGTCCGAAAGGACGTGGGGGTTCAACTCCCCCCATCCCCACCAGAACGAGGGCTCCGCAGACTGCGGGGCCCTCGCGCCGTATCGGGGCGTACCGGACGTCACGCTATGCTCCGATGGTTTCCCTGCCTCCCATGGACCAGGAGTGGCGTGTGAGTGTCGCGTTGGTGACCGGTTCCGGCGGTCTGATCGGCTCCGAGGCGGCCCGGCACTTCGCCGGCCTCGGTCTCGACGTGGTCGGCATCGACAACGACATGCGGCGGTACTTCTTCGGCGAGGACGGCTCGACCGCGTGGAGCCTCGACCGGCTCGCCGCCGACCTCGGCTCCGCATACACCCACCACGCCGTGGACATCCGGGACCGGGACGGCCTGGAGCGGGTCTTCACGCGGTACGGCCGGGACATCGCCGTGGTGATCCACAGCGCCGCCCAGCCGAGCCACGACTGGGCCGCCAAGGAGCCGTACACCGACTTCGACGTGAACGCCGGCGGCACGCTCAACGTGCTGGAGAACACCCGGCGGCACGCGATCGACGCGCCGTTCATCCACTGTTCGACGAACAAGGTCTACGGCGACCGGCCGAACACGCTCCCGCTGATCGAGCTGGAGACGCGCTACGAGCTGCCCGAGGACCACCACTGGTACGGCGGCATCACCGAGGACATGTCGATCGACGAGTCGCTGCACTCGATCTTCGGCGCGTCGAAGGTGGCCTCGGACGTGATGGTCCAGGAGTACGGCCGGTACTTCGGCATGAAGACCGCCTGCTTCCGGGGCGGGACGCTGACCGGCCCGGCGCACTCCGCCGCCGAGCTGCACGGCTTCCTCGCCTACCTGATGCGGTGCGTGATGGAGGGCCGGACGTACAACCTCTTCGGCTACAAGGGGAAGATGGTCCGGGACGCGATCCACTCCCACGACGTGCTCACCGCGTTCGAGGCGTTCTTCCGGGAGCCGCGTTCCGCCCAGGTCTACAACCTCGGCGGCGGCCGGCACTCGAACACCTCGCACATCGAGGCGTTCCGGATCGCCCAGGAGATCACCGGCCGGGAGGCTCGGATCAACTACGTCGAGCAGGCCCGCACCGGCGACCACCAGTGGTACGTCAGCAGCATGGCCCGGTTCGAGGAGCACTACCCGGCCTGGAAGATCACCTACGACGTGCCGATGATCCTCCGCGAGATCCACGAGGCGAACGTCGACAAGTGGGTGCCGAAGGCATGACCGGCGGCACGAAGCGCAACGTGCTCGGCGTCGGCGTCGACGCGACCGACTACACCCGGGCCACCGAGGCGGTGGTCGACGCCGCCCGGCAACGCCGTCCCCTCGCGCTGACCGCGCTGGCCGTGCACGGCGTGATGACCGGGGTGCTCGACCCGGCGCACAACGCCCGGCTCAACGCGTTCGACGTGGTCACCCCGGACGGGCAGCCGGTGCGGTGGGCGCTCAACCTGCTGCACGGCGCCGGCCTCACCGACCGCGTCTACGGGCCGGAGCTGACGCTGCGGGTGCTCGCCCGGTTCGCCGACGAGGGCCTGCCGGTCTACCTCTACGGCTCCACCGAGGAGACGCTGTCCCGGCTGATCCCGGCGCTGGAGCGCAAGTTCCCCGCACTGAAGATCGCCGGCGTCGAGCCGTCCAAGTTCCGGGCCGTCCTCCCGGGCGAGGACGCCGAGATCGCCGACCGGATCCGGAGCAGCGGCGCGCGCCTGGTCCTGGTCGGGCTGGGCTGCCCCCGGCAGGAGGTCTTCGCGTACGCCATGCGACCGCTGCTGGACATGCCGCTGATGGCGGTCGGCGCGGCGTTCGACTACCACGCCGGCCTGCTGCGCAACCCGCCGCCGTGGATGCAGCGCGCCGGGCTGGAGTGGTTCTGGCGGCTCGGCCTGGAGCCGAAGCGGCTCTGGCGCCGCTACGTCATCCTCAACCCGGCCTACCTGGCCCGCCTCGCGGCGCAGAAGACCGGCCTGTGGAAGGCCACCCCGCCGGCGCCGGCCACCGGGCGTCCGTCCACCTTCGACGTCTGACCCGGCCGGACCCCTACGGGAGGACGTTCCGGGTCGACCGGGGTGCCGTCCCGGATTCGGTGGACGTCGAACTGGGCAAGGCTGGGCCCATGGATGACCGTCTCGCCCTGCTGCTCCCCGTCGCCGCCGTCTGGCTGGCCGCCGGCCTGGTCGCGGAGGGCCTGCCCGGGCTGGACCGCGCCCGCGCGCTGCGCCGGCGTACCGGATGGTTGTCCGCACTGGTGCTGACCGGCCTCACGCTCACCGCGGCGGTCCTCGTCGCGGGCCTCCAGAGCGCCGGCGCCACGGCGGTCGACCGGGCCGCCGCCGGGCTCGCGGTCGCGGCGGCCCCGGCGGCGCTCGTCGCGGTCTGCACCGTACGCCGGCTGCGGCGGCTGCGGGCCGGCGCGGGCGCCTTCGCCGCGGCGCCGGGGACCCCGGCCCCGCACGGGTTGCGGGCCGCCGCCGCACACCCGCTGATCGCGCTCCCGCTCCAGGCGACCGCGCTCGCGGTGCTGGTGGCGGTGCTGCCGGCCGCCGGGGTCGACCTGTTCGCCGCGCCGGGCGTGGCCGGCCCGGCGATCACCGTCGCGGTGCTCGGGCTGACCGCGATCGGGGTACGCCACGCGCTGCGGCACAACCGTCTCGCCGAACGGGCGATGCCCCGGGCTGCGGCGGTGTCAACGCGCCCGGCCGGTGCCCTGCACGTATAGCAGTTCGAGGATCGCCCGGGTCGCTTCGAACCAGCGGTCCAGCCAGCCGGGCGGGGGCACGCTCCCCTTGGGCGGCAACTCCAGCAGCAGCCCGCGCAACAGCGGATGGTCCACCAGGGACTCCTGCTGCTCCAGCGGCCATCCGCTGGGCGGGAACGACGGCTCGGTCAGCGGGTTCGGGTCGAGCGACGGCAGCGAGAGCGTCGACGAGGACGGCTCCGGCACGCCGGTGTCCCGGTCGGTGAGGTCCTCGCCGTCGGTGGAGACCACCTCGGTCAGGACGGTGTCCCGGCGGGCCCCGCGGTACTTGCCACCGAACCGCTCGGGCTTGCCCGGGCCGTTGGTGAGATTCTCTGAACCGATCGTCGTCATCAGTCTCGCCTGCCTCGTTCGGTTGCCGATCCGTGCGGTTCAACGAGGCGGAACGGAACAGGCGACGGGTGCCCGGCGTCGACGGCCGGTGGACGTGGAACGGTCCCGCCCGGCGACGCTGGCGGGCGGGACCGTTCCTCGGGGTTACCGATCAGCTTTGGCCGAAGGCTCCGCCCCGGGCCCGGGCGACGAATGCGTGCCAGTCACCCGGGGCGAAGACCAGGGCGGGTCCCGCCTTGTCCTTCGAGTCCCGGACGCCGACCGCCCCGGTCACGTACGCGACCTCCACGCAGTTGTCGCAGTTCGGCCCGCTCTTCGAGCTTTTGAACCACGTCGCCTGCGTCAGGTCCACGGGGAACTCCTTGGTCGCCATTTCCACAGCGGCTCCTCTGCCAGTCTCGCGATGTGTGCGACGGACTCCTCCGGTCGAATGGCCGCTGCTCGAATGTGATCGAAGATGAAGCTGTACTTCTGAAGCTCGTCGCTCTTCTCGAGGAAGAGCCCACCCGTGGCGTTCTCCGCGTACACGACATCGGGATCACTCGGTTCGGGGAAGCTGAGGATCGTGAAGGTTCCGTCCATACCGGCGTGTGCCCCCACCTCGAAGGGGAGGACCTGCACCGTCACGTTCGGCAGTTGGGCCACCTCCACCAACCGCTTGAGCTGACCACGCATCACCGCGTCGCCGCCAACCGGCCGGCTCAGCACCGCCTCATCGAGCACCACCCACAGATCGACCGGATCGTCCTGGGTC is a window from the Micromonospora sp. DSM 45708 genome containing:
- a CDS encoding PP2C family protein-serine/threonine phosphatase, which gives rise to MTLTLRYAAHSDRGLIRDGNQDSVYAGPRLLAVADGMGGMAAGDVASNIVIGAMAPLDEDVPGDALVDALRSAVGTANQQLRDTVDANPQLEGMGTTLTATLFSGSKLGMVHIGDSRAYLLRNGEFAQITKDDTYVQMLVDEGRISAEEASSHPQRSLLTRALDGRDIDPEYSVRQVLPGDRYLICSDGLSGVVSADTIGDTLREYPDPQQCVERLVQLALRGGGPDNITVIIADATDQDIVEASPIVGGAAARDRGMATSADDSTPAARASALSAPRPPVPEEPADNRDDDPEPRRRRPLRTVAMALALAVIVAGGLFGGWTYTQRQYYVGATDDGQLAVFRGVPGQVAGLDLSDVHARSESRLDDLTLAAQERVKQGIQAKNEPDAERRLAELTSDDPANPNLKPLCPPSTAPGPTPATPSPTPVTTAGALSPAVTGSAVPPTVPPGTPTLTTTPDAVPSDTVLPADPAGCRSPE
- a CDS encoding DUF397 domain-containing protein — encoded protein: MATKEFPVDLTQATWFKSSKSGPNCDNCVEVAYVTGAVGVRDSKDKAGPALVFAPGDWHAFVARARGGAFGQS
- a CDS encoding NAD-dependent epimerase/dehydratase family protein — translated: MVSLPPMDQEWRVSVALVTGSGGLIGSEAARHFAGLGLDVVGIDNDMRRYFFGEDGSTAWSLDRLAADLGSAYTHHAVDIRDRDGLERVFTRYGRDIAVVIHSAAQPSHDWAAKEPYTDFDVNAGGTLNVLENTRRHAIDAPFIHCSTNKVYGDRPNTLPLIELETRYELPEDHHWYGGITEDMSIDESLHSIFGASKVASDVMVQEYGRYFGMKTACFRGGTLTGPAHSAAELHGFLAYLMRCVMEGRTYNLFGYKGKMVRDAIHSHDVLTAFEAFFREPRSAQVYNLGGGRHSNTSHIEAFRIAQEITGREARINYVEQARTGDHQWYVSSMARFEEHYPAWKITYDVPMILREIHEANVDKWVPKA
- a CDS encoding FhaA domain-containing protein — encoded protein: MASGPEEEPVSVLQRFEKRLEGLVEGAFAKVFKGVVHPVEILNAMQREAEAHKAILAGGRTLVPNRYVIDLSPYDHSRLAPYAAALAQELAQSQAEFIGEQAWTVYGDVIVEVERGEGLDTGMFRVTAEVYTGGDVAPVSAPGGYDQGGYDAGPAYPAYDQGGGYGPPPGHGGGRNVRLVSGDGRTYPLQMGSTVIGRGDQANLRLPDVGISRRHARLDFDGGQVVLTDLGSTNGTMVNGQRVSAVALNPGDMIQLGTTTLTFRVDG
- a CDS encoding FHA domain-containing protein FhaB/FipA; this translates as MPELVITVARFGFLILLWIFVFTVVGVIRRDLFAGARSGRLVAAPRAVGASTNQPAPPGKPAKAKRGRAAHQMVVTAGQLAGTRITLGEAQITIGRAEDSTLVITDDYASARHARLVPRDGQWYVEDLGSTNGTYLDRAKVTGPTPVPLGVPIRIGRTSLELRP
- a CDS encoding WecB/TagA/CpsF family glycosyltransferase, with translation MTGGTKRNVLGVGVDATDYTRATEAVVDAARQRRPLALTALAVHGVMTGVLDPAHNARLNAFDVVTPDGQPVRWALNLLHGAGLTDRVYGPELTLRVLARFADEGLPVYLYGSTEETLSRLIPALERKFPALKIAGVEPSKFRAVLPGEDAEIADRIRSSGARLVLVGLGCPRQEVFAYAMRPLLDMPLMAVGAAFDYHAGLLRNPPPWMQRAGLEWFWRLGLEPKRLWRRYVILNPAYLARLAAQKTGLWKATPPAPATGRPSTFDV